A single window of Rhizobium sp. SL42 DNA harbors:
- the yghU gene encoding glutathione-dependent disulfide-bond oxidoreductase, with protein MTEKSPADNFPAGYVPPKVWTWDKGNGGAFASINRPTAGAQVEKELPIGKHPLQLYSLATPNGQKVTILLEELLAAGHTGAEYDAWLIKIGDGDQFGSGFVEVNPNSKIPALMDHAPKDGGKPIRLFESASIMTYLAEKFGAFLPTDVRARAETLNWLFWQMGSAPFLGGGFGHFYAYAPIKIQYAIDRYAMEVKRQLDVLDRHLADNQFMAGSDYTIADMAIWPWYGKIALGQAYGDAGTFLDAASYENVLRWTNEIAARPAVKRGSIVNKTSGELAEQLHERHDASDFDTKTQDKIAQPTQKTA; from the coding sequence ATGACCGAGAAATCCCCCGCCGACAATTTCCCCGCAGGCTATGTGCCCCCGAAGGTCTGGACCTGGGACAAGGGCAATGGTGGCGCCTTTGCCAGCATCAATCGCCCGACCGCAGGCGCGCAGGTCGAGAAGGAACTGCCAATCGGCAAGCACCCGCTGCAGCTCTATTCACTGGCCACGCCGAACGGCCAGAAAGTCACGATCCTGCTCGAGGAACTTTTGGCCGCCGGCCACACAGGCGCGGAATATGACGCCTGGCTGATCAAGATCGGCGATGGCGACCAGTTCGGCTCAGGCTTTGTCGAGGTCAATCCGAACTCCAAGATCCCCGCCCTGATGGACCATGCCCCGAAGGATGGCGGCAAACCGATCCGCCTGTTCGAATCCGCCTCAATCATGACTTACCTGGCGGAAAAGTTCGGCGCCTTCCTGCCGACGGACGTGCGCGCCCGCGCCGAGACGTTGAACTGGCTATTCTGGCAGATGGGCTCCGCCCCCTTCCTCGGCGGCGGCTTCGGCCATTTCTATGCCTATGCGCCGATCAAGATCCAGTACGCGATCGACCGTTATGCCATGGAAGTGAAACGCCAGCTCGACGTGCTCGACCGCCATCTCGCCGACAACCAGTTCATGGCAGGCTCTGACTATACGATCGCCGACATGGCGATCTGGCCCTGGTACGGCAAGATCGCACTCGGCCAGGCCTATGGCGATGCCGGCACCTTCCTCGACGCCGCAAGCTACGAGAACGTGCTGCGCTGGACCAACGAAATTGCCGCCCGCCCGGCCGTCAAGCGCGGCAGCATCGTCAACAAGACGTCCGGTGAACTGGCCGAACAGCTGCATGAGCGCCACGACGCCTCCGACTTCGATACGAAGACACAAGACAAGATCGCCCAGCCTACCCAGAAGACGGCGTAA
- a CDS encoding DUF2442 domain-containing protein, which produces MTTLDIDERQLQIRSVDVTDDSIIFDMMDGRRIEAPLWWYPRLAKASPEQRAKGKMLPFGDAVGWEEIDEYISAKALIIGGAAPGAVPPAQAAE; this is translated from the coding sequence ATGACCACTTTGGACATTGACGAGCGACAGTTGCAGATCCGCTCCGTGGACGTCACGGACGACAGCATCATCTTCGACATGATGGATGGGCGCAGGATCGAGGCGCCGCTCTGGTGGTATCCGCGCCTCGCCAAGGCCTCTCCCGAGCAGCGTGCTAAGGGTAAAATGCTCCCCTTTGGTGACGCCGTCGGCTGGGAAGAGATCGACGAATACATCAGCGCCAAGGCGCTCATCATCGGAGGAGCCGCTCCCGGCGCCGTCCCACCTGCTCAAGCTGCCGAGTGA
- a CDS encoding acetyl-CoA carboxylase biotin carboxylase subunit: MIQKILIANRGEIACRVIKTAKKLGIKTVAVYSDADRNALHVEMADEAVHIGPAPSNQSYIVIDKILDAIRQTGADAVHPGYGFLSENAAFAEALEKAGVTFIGPPVGAIQAMGDKITSKKLAAEAGVSTVPGHMGLIVDADEAVKISGEIGYPVMIKASAGGGGKGMRIAWNDDEAREGFQSSKNEAKNSFGDDRIFIEKFVTEPRHIEIQVLGDKHGNTLYLGERECSIQRRNQKVIEEAPSPFLDAATRKAMGEQAVALAKAVGYHSAGTVEFIVDGKENKFYFLEMNTRLQVEHPVTELVTGLDLVEQMIRVASGEKLSFGQDDVQLNGWAIESRLYAEDPYRNFLPSIGRLTRYRPPAEGKTADGTVVRNDTGVFEGGEISMYYDPMIAKLCTWAPDRLAAIDAMSVALDSFEVEGIGHNLPFLSAVMGQDRFRSGEITTAYIAEEFKDGFTGVAPDRSSIEKLAAIATVVNHRLQARAIRISGTIGNHARLLGSDWVVNLAGGNHAVTIAEGSGNNRVTFATGEELLVASTWKPGETLGRFDIGGATIAVKIDLKGPAIRLRWRGIDVTARVRSPRVAELAGLMPEKLPPDTSKLLLCPMPGVITGVAVKEGETVEAGQPLATVEAMKMENVLKAERRGTVKTIAVKPGQSLAVDELIMEFEG, translated from the coding sequence ATGATCCAGAAAATCCTCATCGCCAACAGAGGCGAGATCGCCTGCCGCGTCATCAAGACCGCGAAGAAGCTCGGCATCAAGACGGTCGCCGTCTATTCCGATGCCGATCGGAATGCGCTGCATGTCGAGATGGCCGATGAGGCGGTGCATATCGGTCCGGCGCCGTCGAACCAGTCCTATATCGTCATCGACAAGATCCTCGATGCCATCCGACAGACCGGCGCCGATGCGGTCCATCCCGGCTACGGCTTCCTCTCGGAAAACGCCGCCTTTGCCGAGGCCTTGGAGAAGGCAGGCGTGACTTTCATCGGCCCGCCTGTGGGTGCGATCCAGGCCATGGGCGACAAGATCACCTCGAAGAAACTGGCGGCCGAGGCCGGCGTTTCCACCGTTCCCGGCCATATGGGCCTGATCGTCGATGCCGACGAAGCGGTGAAGATCTCGGGTGAGATCGGTTATCCCGTCATGATCAAGGCCTCTGCCGGCGGCGGCGGCAAGGGCATGCGCATCGCCTGGAACGACGACGAGGCCCGCGAAGGCTTCCAGTCATCGAAGAACGAGGCGAAGAACTCGTTTGGCGACGATCGCATCTTCATCGAGAAATTCGTCACCGAACCGCGCCACATCGAAATCCAGGTGCTCGGTGACAAGCATGGCAACACGCTTTATCTCGGCGAGCGCGAATGCTCGATCCAGCGGCGAAACCAGAAGGTCATCGAAGAGGCCCCCTCTCCCTTCCTCGATGCTGCCACGCGCAAGGCCATGGGCGAACAGGCGGTCGCGCTGGCAAAAGCCGTCGGTTACCACTCGGCCGGCACGGTCGAGTTCATCGTCGACGGCAAAGAGAACAAGTTCTACTTCCTCGAGATGAACACCCGCCTGCAGGTGGAGCATCCCGTAACGGAACTGGTGACCGGCCTTGATCTCGTCGAGCAGATGATCCGGGTTGCCTCGGGCGAAAAACTGTCCTTCGGCCAGGACGACGTTCAGCTGAACGGCTGGGCCATCGAAAGCCGCCTCTATGCCGAAGACCCCTATCGCAACTTCCTGCCCTCCATCGGCCGCCTCACCCGCTACCGTCCGCCGGCCGAAGGCAAGACGGCAGATGGCACCGTCGTTCGCAACGACACCGGCGTCTTCGAGGGAGGCGAGATCTCGATGTATTACGACCCGATGATCGCCAAGCTCTGCACCTGGGCTCCCGACAGGCTTGCGGCAATCGATGCAATGAGTGTCGCGCTCGACAGTTTCGAGGTCGAGGGTATTGGACACAACCTGCCCTTCCTGTCGGCCGTCATGGGCCAGGACCGTTTTCGCTCGGGCGAAATCACCACGGCCTATATCGCGGAGGAATTCAAGGACGGCTTCACCGGCGTTGCACCGGACCGGTCATCGATCGAAAAGCTCGCGGCCATCGCCACGGTCGTCAACCACCGCCTGCAGGCCCGCGCCATCCGGATCTCCGGCACGATCGGCAATCACGCCCGCTTGCTCGGTTCGGACTGGGTGGTGAACCTTGCAGGCGGTAACCACGCCGTCACCATCGCCGAAGGTTCCGGCAACAACCGGGTGACCTTTGCAACGGGCGAGGAGCTTCTCGTCGCCAGCACCTGGAAGCCCGGCGAAACCCTCGGCCGCTTCGATATCGGCGGTGCGACGATTGCCGTGAAGATCGACCTCAAGGGCCCCGCCATCCGCCTGCGCTGGCGCGGCATCGACGTGACCGCACGGGTGCGCAGCCCGCGCGTCGCCGAACTTGCCGGACTGATGCCGGAAAAGCTGCCCCCGGATACCTCCAAGCTGCTGCTCTGCCCGATGCCGGGCGTCATCACCGGCGTCGCGGTCAAGGAAGGCGAAACCGTCGAGGCGGGCCAGCCCTTGGCAACGGTCGAGGCGATGAAGATGGAGAATGTCCTGAAAGCCGAACGCCGAGGCACCGTAAAGACGATCGCCGTCAAGCCGGGCCAGAGCCTGGCGGTCGATGAGCTGATCATGGAGTTCGAGGGGTGA
- the scpA gene encoding methylmalonyl-CoA mutase produces MTKKTIADWQALAEKELKRPAESLVWNTPEGIPVKPLYTADDLDGIGHLDSLPGFAPFTRGPRATMYAGRPWTIRQYAGFSTAEESNAFYRKALLAGQQGVSVAFDLATHRGYDSDHPRVEGDVGKAGVAIDSVEDMKILFDGIPLEDISVSMTMNGAVIPILASFIVTGEEQGVSRDKLSGTIQNDILKEFMVRNTYIYPPEPSMRIIADIIEYTAREMPKFNSISISGYHMQEAGATLVQELAFTLADGREYVRAAIAKGLNVDDFAGRLSFFFAIGMNFFMEAAKLRAARLLWTRIMQEFEPKKASSLMLRTHCQTSGVSLAEQDPYNNIVRTAFEAMSAALGGTQSLHTNSFDEAIALPTEFSARIARNTQLILQNETGVTKVVDPLAGSYYVESLTNEMAEKAWALIEEVESLGGMTKAVDDGLPKRLIEEAATRRQAAVDRGEEVIVGVNKFRLENEQAIDILEIDNTAVRLSQVKRIEQTRRQRDPKRVTETLARLTEFARTGTGNLLEAAVEAARARATVGEISDAMRAVFGDHAATPEVVHDIYGKAYEGDPEMETLSNRLKDYGKAAAKPHILIAKLGQDGHDRGAKVIASAFGDIGFDVVAGPLFQTPEEAADLAIAEKVHVVGMSSLAAGHKTLAPQLVEALKAKGADHIIVVVGGVIPRQDYDFLIEHGVSAVFGPGTNVMDAARAVLDLLEGKLKNS; encoded by the coding sequence ATGACCAAGAAAACCATCGCCGACTGGCAGGCGCTTGCCGAGAAGGAATTGAAGCGTCCGGCGGAAAGCCTCGTCTGGAATACGCCCGAGGGCATTCCGGTGAAGCCGCTCTATACGGCTGATGACCTTGACGGCATCGGCCATCTCGACAGCCTGCCGGGCTTTGCCCCCTTCACCCGTGGACCGCGCGCTACCATGTATGCCGGTCGCCCCTGGACGATCCGGCAATATGCCGGTTTCTCGACGGCGGAGGAGAGCAATGCCTTCTACCGCAAGGCGCTCTTGGCCGGACAGCAGGGTGTCTCCGTTGCCTTCGATCTCGCCACCCATCGCGGTTACGACAGTGACCATCCGCGCGTCGAGGGCGATGTCGGCAAGGCGGGTGTGGCGATCGACTCAGTCGAGGACATGAAGATCCTGTTCGACGGCATTCCGCTTGAGGACATCTCCGTCTCAATGACCATGAACGGCGCGGTGATCCCGATCCTTGCGAGTTTCATCGTCACCGGCGAGGAACAGGGTGTCTCCCGCGACAAGCTCTCCGGCACCATCCAGAACGATATCCTCAAGGAGTTCATGGTCCGCAACACCTATATCTATCCGCCCGAACCCTCGATGCGGATCATCGCCGACATCATCGAATACACCGCGCGTGAGATGCCGAAGTTCAACTCGATCTCGATCTCCGGCTATCACATGCAGGAGGCCGGCGCGACGCTGGTGCAGGAGCTTGCCTTCACGCTGGCCGACGGACGCGAATATGTGCGCGCCGCCATTGCCAAGGGACTGAACGTCGACGATTTCGCCGGCCGCCTCTCCTTCTTCTTCGCCATCGGCATGAACTTCTTCATGGAGGCAGCCAAGCTCCGCGCCGCCCGCCTGCTCTGGACCCGCATCATGCAGGAATTCGAGCCGAAAAAGGCATCGAGCCTGATGCTGCGCACCCATTGCCAGACCTCGGGCGTGTCGCTCGCCGAACAGGATCCCTACAACAACATCGTGCGCACCGCCTTCGAGGCGATGTCGGCCGCCCTTGGCGGCACGCAGTCGCTGCACACCAATTCCTTTGACGAAGCCATTGCGCTGCCGACGGAATTCTCCGCCCGCATCGCCCGCAATACGCAGCTGATCCTGCAGAACGAAACCGGCGTCACCAAGGTCGTCGATCCGCTCGCCGGCTCCTACTATGTCGAGAGCCTGACCAACGAGATGGCGGAAAAAGCCTGGGCCTTGATCGAAGAGGTTGAAAGTCTTGGCGGCATGACCAAGGCCGTCGATGACGGCCTGCCGAAGCGCCTGATCGAGGAAGCCGCCACCCGCCGCCAGGCCGCTGTCGACCGCGGCGAGGAGGTGATCGTCGGGGTCAACAAGTTCCGCCTGGAGAACGAACAAGCCATCGACATTCTTGAGATCGACAACACCGCCGTGCGCCTGTCGCAGGTCAAGCGCATCGAGCAGACGCGCCGCCAGCGCGATCCGAAGCGGGTCACTGAAACCCTCGCCCGCCTGACCGAGTTCGCTCGCACAGGCACCGGCAACCTGCTGGAAGCCGCCGTTGAGGCTGCCCGTGCCCGCGCCACCGTAGGCGAAATTTCGGATGCCATGCGCGCCGTCTTCGGCGACCATGCCGCGACGCCCGAGGTGGTGCACGACATCTATGGCAAGGCCTATGAGGGCGATCCGGAGATGGAGACGCTGAGCAATCGGCTGAAGGACTATGGCAAGGCCGCCGCCAAGCCGCATATCCTGATCGCCAAGCTCGGCCAGGATGGCCATGACCGCGGCGCCAAGGTGATTGCGTCTGCCTTCGGCGATATCGGCTTCGATGTTGTGGCAGGGCCCTTGTTCCAGACGCCGGAGGAAGCGGCCGACCTCGCCATCGCGGAAAAGGTCCATGTCGTTGGCATGTCCTCGCTGGCGGCCGGTCACAAGACACTCGCCCCGCAACTGGTCGAGGCGTTGAAGGCGAAAGGCGCCGACCACATCATCGTCGTGGTCGGCGGCGTAATTCCGCGTCAGGATTATGACTTCCTCATCGAACATGGCGTCTCCGCCGTCTTCGGTCCCGGCACCAATGTCATGGATGCCGCCCGCGCTGTTCTTGATCTGCTGGAAGGCAAGCTCAAGAACAGCTGA
- a CDS encoding ABC transporter permease, with protein sequence MNKVLTRIYFTLIAIFLAAPIVVVAGVSVNEKQSLNFPPQGFSLAWYGAIFTDAGWRSALFASLILALTAAALAVAIALPLAWFLWRRLAPWAQIFQLLGIAPFTLPPVITALGLLTFWATTGFYGQPWTAVISHAIFFVTLPLVTLSLGFSAIDRSLVEAASTMGADDRTIFRTVVLPLIMPYLVSGYAFAFVLSLNEYIVAYMTVGFTMETLPIKIFNALRYGYTPVMASVTVLFVLMAALIFGLVARFGDLPKLLGANAADDK encoded by the coding sequence ATGAACAAGGTTCTCACCCGGATCTATTTTACCCTGATCGCGATCTTCCTGGCCGCGCCGATCGTCGTCGTCGCCGGCGTCTCGGTCAACGAGAAGCAAAGCCTGAACTTTCCGCCACAGGGTTTCTCGCTTGCCTGGTACGGGGCAATCTTCACCGATGCCGGCTGGCGTTCTGCCCTGTTTGCATCGCTGATCCTGGCGCTGACGGCGGCAGCCCTCGCGGTTGCCATCGCGCTTCCACTCGCCTGGTTCCTGTGGCGCAGGCTGGCACCCTGGGCGCAGATCTTCCAGCTGCTCGGTATCGCGCCCTTCACGCTGCCGCCGGTCATCACCGCGCTCGGACTGTTGACGTTTTGGGCGACCACCGGTTTCTATGGCCAGCCGTGGACCGCGGTCATCAGTCACGCGATCTTCTTTGTCACCCTGCCGCTGGTGACGCTGTCGCTCGGGTTCTCGGCGATCGACCGCTCGCTGGTCGAGGCTGCCTCGACGATGGGCGCCGATGACAGGACGATCTTCCGCACGGTCGTGTTGCCGCTCATCATGCCCTACCTTGTCTCCGGCTATGCCTTCGCCTTCGTCCTGTCGCTCAACGAATATATCGTTGCCTACATGACCGTCGGCTTCACCATGGAGACGCTGCCGATCAAGATCTTCAACGCCCTGCGCTACGGTTATACGCCGGTCATGGCCTCGGTGACGGTCCTGTTCGTCTTGATGGCCGCGCTAATCTTCGGTCTGGTGGCCCGCTTCGGCGACCTGCCGAAGCTGCTTGGAGCGAATGCTGCCGACGACAAGTAG
- a CDS encoding ABC transporter permease: MRREPPKTALDYAPLAFPAGMLILFFVVPFATMIAVSFFKRDPAGFYSTAFVFDNYARFISTFFAGVLGFSLMLAIAVAVVCVSLGLPFTYLLARMSRKAQVVWLVALLSILSLSEVIIGFAWSTLFSRTAGITNLLVIIGLMEKPVALMPNFGAVLTGMVYQALPYTVLVLYPALVRLDPTLTEAARTLGASPIKAFFTVVVPALRNTLIATLIMVFIFALGSYLLPQILGRPSHWTLSVLITDQAIYQSNMPFAAAMAVFLVLVTLGMVALTLLIGRKGEAA; the protein is encoded by the coding sequence ATGAGACGCGAACCGCCCAAGACAGCGCTCGACTACGCGCCGCTCGCCTTTCCGGCGGGCATGCTGATCCTGTTCTTCGTCGTGCCGTTTGCGACGATGATTGCCGTGTCCTTCTTCAAGCGGGACCCTGCCGGCTTCTATTCCACCGCCTTCGTCTTCGACAATTATGCCCGCTTCATCTCAACCTTCTTTGCTGGTGTGCTCGGTTTCTCGCTGATGCTGGCAATTGCGGTCGCCGTCGTCTGCGTCTCGCTGGGGCTGCCGTTTACCTATCTCCTGGCCCGCATGTCGCGCAAAGCGCAGGTCGTGTGGCTGGTGGCGCTGCTCTCCATTCTTTCGCTCTCGGAAGTCATTATCGGCTTCGCCTGGTCGACGCTGTTTTCGCGAACGGCCGGCATCACCAATCTGCTGGTGATAATCGGGCTGATGGAAAAGCCTGTCGCCCTGATGCCGAATTTCGGCGCGGTGCTCACCGGCATGGTCTATCAGGCGCTGCCCTATACCGTGCTGGTCCTCTATCCCGCGCTCGTCCGGCTTGACCCGACGCTGACGGAAGCGGCCCGCACGCTCGGGGCCTCGCCGATCAAGGCCTTCTTCACCGTCGTGGTGCCGGCCTTGCGCAATACGCTGATCGCCACGTTGATCATGGTCTTCATCTTCGCGCTCGGCTCCTATCTTCTGCCGCAGATCCTCGGCCGGCCCTCGCACTGGACGCTGTCGGTGTTGATCACCGACCAGGCGATCTACCAGTCCAACATGCCGTTTGCCGCAGCCATGGCCGTCTTCCTCGTACTGGTAACACTTGGCATGGTGGCGCTGACGCTGCTTATCGGTCGCAAGGGAGAAGCCGCATGA
- a CDS encoding ABC transporter ATP-binding protein, which produces MSGLVLNSVTKQFGPFTAVDQVQLTVPHGTFVCMLGPSGCGKTTLLRMIAGLDLPTGGEIVLDGQDITRMPTHKRNLGMVFQSLALFPHLTVGENIAYPLRIRGVGREEQVKRVQDLLAMIHLPGYADRPVNKLSGGQRQRVAIARALAISPKLFLLDEPLSALDAKLREAMQVELRKLQQQLGITTIVVTHDQREAMTMADTVVVMNGGKIRQAASPIEIYRKPADRFVADFIGSTNLMPLSVQGSQTLVLGQPVSGIAPPAGQSSCSLSVRPEDIRLSAPGEGRLTGRVTFIRDLGGTIETFLDVAGTEVVAVSTPRERPVVSVGQDVGLVIDPETAVVLAS; this is translated from the coding sequence ATGTCCGGCCTCGTCCTCAATTCCGTCACCAAGCAATTCGGCCCCTTCACCGCCGTCGATCAGGTGCAACTGACCGTGCCGCATGGCACCTTCGTCTGCATGCTCGGGCCTTCCGGCTGCGGCAAGACCACGCTTCTCCGAATGATCGCCGGGCTCGACCTGCCGACCGGTGGTGAAATCGTGCTTGACGGGCAAGACATCACCCGCATGCCGACCCACAAGCGCAATCTCGGTATGGTCTTCCAGTCGCTGGCGCTGTTTCCGCATCTGACCGTGGGTGAAAACATCGCCTATCCGCTGCGTATCCGCGGTGTCGGGCGCGAGGAGCAGGTCAAGCGCGTCCAGGACCTGCTCGCCATGATCCATCTGCCGGGCTATGCCGACCGTCCGGTGAACAAGCTGTCGGGTGGCCAGCGCCAGCGCGTGGCGATTGCCCGCGCGCTTGCCATTTCGCCGAAACTCTTCCTGCTCGACGAACCGCTTTCGGCGCTTGATGCCAAGCTGCGCGAAGCCATGCAGGTCGAGTTGCGCAAGCTGCAGCAGCAGCTCGGCATTACAACCATCGTCGTCACCCATGACCAACGCGAGGCGATGACCATGGCCGACACCGTCGTTGTCATGAATGGCGGCAAGATCCGCCAGGCGGCAAGCCCGATCGAGATCTATCGCAAGCCGGCAGACCGGTTCGTTGCCGACTTCATCGGCTCGACCAATCTGATGCCTCTCAGCGTGCAGGGCAGCCAGACGCTGGTGCTCGGTCAGCCGGTTTCCGGCATTGCGCCGCCCGCAGGCCAGTCGTCCTGCAGCCTGTCGGTGCGGCCGGAGGACATCAGGCTTTCGGCGCCCGGCGAAGGCCGGTTGACCGGAAGGGTCACCTTCATCCGCGACCTTGGCGGCACGATCGAAACCTTTCTTGACGTGGCCGGCACCGAGGTTGTCGCGGTTTCGACGCCGCGCGAACGGCCGGTAGTGTCCGTTGGTCAGGACGTCGGCTTGGTGATCGATCCCGAAACCGCCGTGGTACTTGCATCATGA
- a CDS encoding ABC transporter substrate-binding protein, with amino-acid sequence MKDLINASISRRGVLAGSLVAAGTLAMPSILRAQDKSLKVGVYGGYFKDSFDKNIFPDFTKATGIAVESIAEPTGEAWLVQLEQAAKAGQAPADLSMMSQVSMLKGQATELWAPIDMAKLKNASGLIDRFVNKYPDGRVAGVGAVAWYITLVTNTDVFKEAPTSWEALWDPANADKLGLLALVSNSFLLEVTAKTHFGGTNALDTEEGILKAFEKLAEVKPNVRLWYRDEAQFEQSLKSGEIPMGQYYHDVTGLAAADGQPVRSTFPKEGGIQDSGCWALSRASTKTEEAHIFIDYMCQPAIQATLSRKVGTAPTVKRELLDLTEAEFASVSSDIEPITPRYDLYQTKSDWLNQKWTELIVG; translated from the coding sequence ATGAAGGATCTCATCAACGCTTCCATCAGCCGCCGCGGCGTGCTGGCCGGATCGCTGGTTGCAGCCGGAACGCTTGCAATGCCGTCCATCCTGCGGGCGCAGGACAAGTCGCTGAAGGTCGGCGTCTATGGTGGCTACTTCAAGGATTCGTTCGACAAGAACATCTTTCCGGACTTCACCAAGGCGACCGGGATCGCGGTTGAATCGATCGCCGAGCCGACTGGCGAAGCCTGGCTCGTGCAGCTCGAACAGGCAGCCAAGGCCGGCCAGGCTCCGGCCGACCTCTCGATGATGTCGCAGGTGTCGATGCTCAAGGGCCAGGCGACCGAGCTGTGGGCGCCGATCGACATGGCAAAGCTCAAGAATGCCTCCGGCCTGATCGACCGTTTCGTCAACAAGTATCCGGACGGCCGCGTTGCCGGCGTCGGCGCCGTTGCCTGGTACATCACGCTAGTGACCAATACAGATGTCTTCAAGGAGGCTCCGACCTCCTGGGAAGCGCTGTGGGATCCGGCCAATGCCGACAAGCTCGGCCTGCTTGCCCTGGTGTCGAATTCCTTCCTGCTCGAAGTGACGGCCAAAACCCATTTCGGCGGCACCAATGCGCTCGACACGGAAGAGGGCATCCTGAAGGCCTTCGAAAAGCTTGCCGAAGTGAAGCCGAATGTCCGCCTCTGGTATCGCGACGAAGCTCAGTTCGAGCAGTCGCTGAAGTCGGGAGAAATCCCGATGGGTCAGTACTATCACGACGTCACGGGCCTTGCCGCCGCCGATGGCCAGCCGGTTCGTTCGACCTTCCCGAAAGAGGGCGGCATCCAGGATTCGGGTTGCTGGGCCCTGTCGCGCGCTTCGACCAAGACCGAAGAGGCGCATATCTTCATCGACTACATGTGCCAGCCGGCGATCCAGGCGACGCTGTCGCGCAAGGTCGGAACCGCACCCACCGTCAAGCGCGAATTGCTCGACCTGACCGAGGCGGAATTTGCGTCCGTTTCGTCCGACATCGAGCCGATCACCCCGCGTTACGATCTCTACCAGACCAAGTCGGATTGGCTGAACCAGAAGTGGACCGAGCTGATCGTCGGCTGA
- a CDS encoding amino acid ABC transporter permease, whose amino-acid sequence MIEFTFWDIVRNLLLAARWTILLSVVAFIGGTVVGVLILLMRISKRRAFRRFAEYYIGLFQGTPLLMQLFLLFFGLPLIGIRIEAWTAAVLGLTLCASAYLAEIWRGGVEALPLGQWDAGSSLGLHYVAQLRLIVLPQAFSITRAPTVGFLVQLIKNTALTSIIGFEELVRTSNAINNATFEPFKVYGMVALIYFALCFPLTRYARALELRAARYG is encoded by the coding sequence GTGATCGAATTCACCTTCTGGGACATCGTTCGCAATCTTTTGCTCGCAGCACGCTGGACAATCCTCCTGTCGGTCGTTGCCTTTATCGGCGGCACTGTGGTCGGCGTGTTGATCCTGCTGATGCGGATTTCAAAGCGTCGCGCATTCAGGCGGTTTGCGGAATACTACATCGGCCTGTTCCAGGGCACGCCGCTTCTGATGCAGCTTTTCCTGCTGTTCTTCGGCCTGCCGCTGATTGGCATCCGCATCGAGGCATGGACGGCCGCCGTTCTCGGTCTCACTCTTTGCGCCAGCGCCTATCTTGCCGAAATCTGGCGCGGCGGTGTCGAGGCATTGCCGCTCGGGCAATGGGATGCCGGAAGCAGCCTCGGGCTGCACTATGTCGCGCAATTGCGACTGATCGTGCTGCCGCAGGCGTTCTCGATCACCCGGGCACCGACCGTTGGGTTTCTGGTGCAACTGATCAAGAATACCGCGCTGACCTCGATCATCGGGTTTGAGGAACTGGTTCGGACCTCGAACGCGATCAACAATGCAACCTTCGAACCATTCAAGGTTTATGGCATGGTCGCATTGATCTATTTTGCCCTGTGTTTTCCGCTGACGCGGTACGCGCGGGCACTTGAACTCCGTGCCGCCAGATACGGATGA
- a CDS encoding amino acid ABC transporter permease: MGYQLDFGWLTDAIHLIAQGAAMTIFLIAVSAVAGIVLSVLGAAARRSRYAVLRRMIGAYVELIRNTPFLVQLFFIFFGLPSLGIRLDPVVAAILAMTLNMTAYTTEIVGAGLDAVPKGQKEAALSLGLRPRQVFFKIVLPQGLKVIFPALTSQIVIMMLESAVVSQIAVRELTYEADMLQARTFRAFETYFVVTLVYLALSIGLRRLLVAGGNRMLAGGVT, translated from the coding sequence TTGGGCTATCAGCTCGATTTCGGCTGGCTTACCGACGCGATCCACCTGATCGCGCAGGGTGCAGCCATGACGATCTTCCTGATTGCGGTGTCGGCGGTTGCCGGCATCGTTCTCAGCGTGCTGGGCGCGGCCGCCCGGCGCAGCCGGTATGCGGTGCTGCGCCGGATGATCGGCGCCTATGTCGAGCTGATTCGCAATACGCCGTTTCTGGTGCAGTTGTTCTTCATCTTCTTCGGTCTTCCAAGCCTTGGAATTCGCCTCGACCCAGTGGTCGCGGCAATCCTCGCTATGACGCTGAACATGACGGCATACACGACCGAGATTGTGGGTGCCGGTCTCGATGCCGTGCCGAAGGGGCAGAAGGAAGCGGCCTTGTCGCTCGGGCTCCGCCCGCGTCAGGTCTTCTTCAAGATCGTACTGCCGCAAGGGCTGAAAGTCATCTTTCCGGCGCTGACGAGCCAGATCGTCATCATGATGCTGGAATCGGCCGTCGTCTCGCAGATCGCCGTGCGCGAGCTGACCTATGAGGCGGATATGCTGCAGGCACGGACCTTTCGCGCCTTCGAGACCTATTTCGTCGTGACCCTGGTCTATCTGGCTTTGAGCATCGGCCTGCGTCGCCTGCTTGTCGCCGGGGGCAACCGGATGCTGGCGGGAGGTGTCACGTGA